In Polaribacter pacificus, the genomic window TACTTCTGGAGTGGTTGTTTGAGTTGTGTTTGTACAGGACACAATCAAAAAATACAATACAAAAAGCATAAAAAAAGGACTTCTTAACATGCTGCTTGTTGTATACCTCTTTTTAGTATTCAAATATTTTTTATGTAATTTCACTTCAATCTGAGTCATAAAGTTTCAAGTTAATTTGCTGCTATTTAACCAAAGAGCTACGGACATTAAATTTAAGCAAATAAAAAATAATAACATCAAGTGAATGCCTTTAAAAATTGGATCAAAAAAAAGCCTTCCAAATATGGAAGGCTTTTTACTTTAAACTAACTGTTAGCTATATTATTTTGCTGGAGCTTTGTCTACAACAATACGTTTTTCACGGTTAGCTAATTCCCAAGCTGTATGGAAAACCAAACGAGATCTATTTTCTAACAAATCATAATTAATTTTGTCTGGAGTATCTGATGCTCTGTGGTAATCATCATGAGTTCCGTTAAAATAGAAAATGATTGGAATATTATTTTTTGCAAAGTTATAGTGGTCAGAACGGTAGTAAAAACGGTTTGGATCGTTCTCATCATTATAGGTATAATCCAATTCAATATTGGTAAAGTTTTTGTTTACTTCTTCAGAAATATTGTGTAATTCAGTACTCAACTTATCACTTCCAATTAAGTAAATATAGTTTCTGTCACCTTCACGTTTAGGATCAATACGTCCAACCATGTCAATGTTTAAATTAGCAACAGTGTTTGCTAAAGGAACTAATGGCTCATAATCTGTGTAGTATCTAGATCCTAATAAACCTTTTTCCTCACCTGTAACATGTAAGAAAATAACAGAACGCTTTGGTCCATGTCCGTTATCAGTAGCAGTTTTGAATGCTTCAGCAACCTCTAATAAAGATACTGTTCCAGATCCATCATCATCTGCACCGTTAAAAATCTCTCCTTTTGCATTAACTCCAACGTGATCTAAATGCGCAGAGATAATAATGTATTCATCTGGCTTTTCAGAACCTTTTATATAAGCTGCAACATTTTCTGATGGATGAGATACAGAAATACTTTTAAAGTTCATGTCAACTTTAGTTTTCACTGTAGCTGGTTTGGTAGATCTAGTAATGTTACTTACAAGAGCTTTACCCATTTTTTCACTAATTAAGAAATGGTAAATTTCTGTAGTTCCATCGCCTTTACTAGGTAAAGACAAGCTGTTGCTACCTCCATTTTCTTCACGTTGCTTATAGAATTTTGAATAACGATCAAATAATTCATTGTCCATGAAAAACAAAGCTTTTGCTCCGTTATCTTTAGCAGCTGTTCTTTTAGAAGCAATTGCTTGACGTCCATTAGACCATTTTGAAGCTTTCTTGTCACCACTAAGGATGTTGTTTCCTGCTCTATCTTTTGGCTCACCACTTCTTACAACAACTATTTTACCCTTAACATCTAGGTCTTTATAGTCAGAGTATTTGTCATCATCAATTCCATAACCAGCATATACTACTTCTGACGCAGATAAATTACCTGTTTCTGCTGCTGTTTGAGAAATAAAATCATCAAAATACGTAAATGATTTTCCATTTAT contains:
- a CDS encoding M28 family peptidase; its protein translation is MKKTALLLSAMFVVLSCKNEATQDDVISYGSTITQEELKEHLYIYASDEFEGRDTGEPGQKMAIEYLKKQYEQLGISPLIEGNYFQNVPLSIAKTPEVNITINGKSFTYFDDFISQTAAETGNLSASEVVYAGYGIDDDKYSDYKDLDVKGKIVVVRSGEPKDRAGNNILSGDKKASKWSNGRQAIASKRTAAKDNGAKALFFMDNELFDRYSKFYKQREENGGSNSLSLPSKGDGTTEIYHFLISEKMGKALVSNITRSTKPATVKTKVDMNFKSISVSHPSENVAAYIKGSEKPDEYIIISAHLDHVGVNAKGEIFNGADDDGSGTVSLLEVAEAFKTATDNGHGPKRSVIFLHVTGEEKGLLGSRYYTDYEPLVPLANTVANLNIDMVGRIDPKREGDRNYIYLIGSDKLSTELHNISEEVNKNFTNIELDYTYNDENDPNRFYYRSDHYNFAKNNIPIIFYFNGTHDDYHRASDTPDKINYDLLENRSRLVFHTAWELANREKRIVVDKAPAK